From a region of the Suncus etruscus isolate mSunEtr1 chromosome 11, mSunEtr1.pri.cur, whole genome shotgun sequence genome:
- the LOC126022309 gene encoding rab-like protein 2A: MVFDVQRKVTYKNLSTWYAELRKSRPEIPCIVVANKIDADIKMTQKSFNFVRKFSLPLYFVSAADGTNVVKLFNNAIRLAVSYKQNSQDFMDEVLQELENFDLEQEEEDGPQQEQPGPTRAHILPESEHVAPPEDLQP, encoded by the coding sequence ATGGTATTTGATGTCCAAAGGAAAGTCACGTACAAGAACCTGAGCACCTGGTATGCGGAGCTTCGGAAGTCCAGGCCAGAGATCCCGTGCATCGTGGTGGCCAATAAAATCGATGCAGACATAAAGATGACCCAAAAAAGCTTCAATTTTGTTCGGAAGTTCTCCCTGCCCCTGTACTTTGTCTCAGCTGCTGATGGCACCAATGTCGTGAAGCTCTTTAATAATGCCATCCGGTTAGCTGTGTCTTATAAGCAGAACTCACAGGACTTCATGGACGAGGTCCTGCAAGAGCTAGAGAATTTTGACttggagcaggaggaggaagatggaccCCAGCAGGAGCAGCCAGGTCCCACGAGAGCTCATATTCTTCCTGAGTCAGAACATGTGGCCCCTCCAGAAGACCTACAGCCCTGA